A segment of the Gemmatimonadales bacterium genome:
AGGACGTGGTACCGGAACGGTTGCATCGTTACCACCACTGCGGCTGGCGAGGGAGGGCCGTGGCGGGCGTCGCCCGGGGCGCGGGCAGCGGCGGCATCGTCAGTCCGCCGCCTGCGCGCTCTGGCGCCCGCCGCCGGAGACGTACTGCCCGATCATGATCTTGCTGATCTCCTCGCGCTGGATCTGGTTGGTGCCCTCGTAGATCTGCGTGATCTTGGCGTCGCGCATGTACTTCTCGATCGGGTAGTCGCGCATGTACCCGTAGCCGCCGAACACCTGCACGGCGTCGATCGTGACCTGCACCGCGACGTCGGCCGCGAACAGCTTGGACATCGCGGAGTAGATCGTCGGCCGCTGCTTCGGCTGCGAGTCGATGTACTTGGCCGTGGCGTAGATCAGGGCGCGCGCCGCCTCGACCTTGGTCGCCATGTCGGCCAGGCTGAACCGCAGGCCCTGGAAGGCCGAGACGGGGGAGCCGAACTGGCGCCGCGTGCAGGCGTATGCCACCGCGAGGTCGAGCGCGCCCTGCGCGATGCCGAGTGCCTGCGCGCCCACGCCGGGCCGCGAGGCGTCGAACGTCCGCATCGCCGTGATGAAGCCGGTGCCCTCGCGGCCGATCAGGTTCGCGGCCGGCACCCGGCAATCCTGGAAGACGAGCTCCCGCGTCGCGGAGGCGCGGATGCCCATCTTGTCCTCCTTCTTCCCGAACGCGAAGCCGGGCGTGCCCTTCTCGACCACGATGGCGCTCGCCCCGCGCGGCCCCTTCG
Coding sequences within it:
- a CDS encoding acyl-CoA dehydrogenase family protein, with product MMDYGFTEEQQAIQSLAREIAEKEIRPVAAEYDRTGEFPWPVVKTLAGADLFRTFIPEEYEGIANGTPTTNLVLVTEELSKACGGIALALAGTALGTMPILLSGSEELKRRFLPDIAAGRRLAAFALTEPDAGSDAGGIRTTAMRDGDHYVLNGTKQWITNGGEAEVYTVIALTNPAKGPRGASAIVVEKGTPGFAFGKKEDKMGIRASATRELVFQDCRVPAANLIGREGTGFITAMRTFDASRPGVGAQALGIAQGALDLAVAYACTRRQFGSPVSAFQGLRFSLADMATKVEAARALIYATAKYIDSQPKQRPTIYSAMSKLFAADVAVQVTIDAVQVFGGYGYMRDYPIEKYMRDAKITQIYEGTNQIQREEISKIMIGQYVSGGGRQSAQAAD